One Nematostella vectensis chromosome 10, jaNemVect1.1, whole genome shotgun sequence genomic window carries:
- the LOC5513507 gene encoding Bardet-Biedl syndrome 7 protein homolog — protein sequence MMELSLTRSDYLQVGVTSPKTLKLLPSGGKRSTQKIAIADHDGVVTCFGMKKSTSQIVFKTLPSSAISRLSLGGFQGPAQDRIFVASGAEVKGFSKKGKQFLGFDTNLTESIQAMFVNGADLFLCGNYIYNHYRDCKDENYYLSGDKINDVICLPPRKSGELVPILACQDRVLRVLQDSDLLYEVEVAGPPLVMALYGGNGGPSGEEVIYGTSDGKIGLVQLGRHTPNHKWEIPNEKRNGSILALETFDITADGVADILVGRDDGVVEVYGFDEMDEPVHRFSQTMSESITSIAGGCVSAAGYDELVVGTYAGWVVGLTTEPQHKEAGSDMTSQEPISEETQQKINNLRYEIDSLQQQVLKEREKYQYTAHSTSAVSAIPQFAINDRFALNRDDASYTLSIEVQIPIDNVLLQSDVPIDLLDVDKNSAVVSYSACDVENGNFLLATYRCQANTTRLELKIRSIEGQYGTLQAYITPRIQPKTCQVRQYPIKPLSLHQRTHVFDESKPMNSLKLTGPFSFAEVHSWVCFCLPEVPDRTPAGDQVTFHFLSTFLDTQLDCTYRKGEAVFLSDNISTISILKDVLTKEATKRKINLNISYDLSEESVVHTLNMIHPKLEYQLLLAKKVQLIDALKELQGHEKDISFFAPEYKTILEEADQLQAEYKKQPCHLERLYGMITDLYIDKFKFKGMNVKSKVPMLLEVLDNYDVQNLVDFFEA from the exons ATGATGGAACTAAGCTTAACGCGGTCTGATTATCTTCAG GTTGGTGTGACTTCTCCTAAGACCCTGAAGCTTTTGCCTTCAGGAGGTAAACGAAGCACTCAGAAG ATTGCCATTGCTGATCATGATGGTGTTGTCACATGCTTTGGGATGAAAAAGAGTACTTCCCAG ATTGTCTTCAAGACCCTTCCAAGCTCTGCCATATCACGGCTAAGCCTGGGTGGATTCCAGGGCCCTGCCCAAGACAGGATCTTTGTAGCCTCTGGTGCTGAGGTTAAAGGTTTCTCAAAAAAGGGGAAGCAGTTTCTTGGATTTGATACAAACTTGACAGAGAGTATTCAAGCCAT GTTTGTAAATGGTGCTGATCTTTTTCTGTGTGGAAACTACATATACAATCACTATAGAGATTGCAAGGATGAGAACTATTACTTGTCAGGAGACAAGATAAATGATGTCATCTGTCTCCCACCAAGAAA GAGTGGTGAGTTAGTACCTATCCTAGCATGCCAAGACAGAGTGCTCCGTGTTTTACAG GACTCTGACCTATTGTATGAGGTAGAGGTTGCAGGACCTCCTTTGGTGATGGCTTTGTATGGGGGAAATGGTG GACCAAGTGGAGAGGAGGTTATTTATGGGACATCTGATGGCAAGATAGGTCTTGTTCAGCTTGGGAG ACATACTCCAAACCACAAGTGGGAGATTCCAAATGAAAAGAGGAATGGGAGTATACTGGCCCTGGAGACATTTGACATCACGGCAGATGGTGTTGCTGATATCCTTGTTGGTAGGGATGATGGTGTTGTGGAGGTGTATGGGTTTGACGAGATGGACGAGCCAGTGCACAGGTTTTCTCAG ACCATGAGTGAGAGCATCACCTCTATCGCTGGTGGGTGTGTTAGTGCGGCCGGTTATGATGAGTTGGTGGTGGGAACTTACGCTGGATGGGTGGTCGGCCTCACGACGGAGCCGCAGCACAAGGAAGCAGGATCTGACATGACGTCCCAAGAACCAATCAGTGAAGAGACTCAACAAAAAATCAACAACTTACG CTATGAGATTGACAGTTTACAGCAGCAAGTTCTAAAGGAGCGTGAGAAATACCAATACACAGCCCACTCTACATCAGCTGTGTCTGCTATTCCCCAGTTTGCGATCAACGACAGATTTGCCCTAAACCGTGATGATGCAAGCTACACGCTCAGTATTGAAGTACAGATACCTATTGACAACGTCCTTCTGCAG AGCGATGTGCCAATTGACCTACTCGATGTTGACAAGAACTCTGCTGTTGTCAGTTACAGTGCTTGTGATGTTGAG AATGGGAACTTTTTACTGGCAACGTATCGCTGTCAAGCCAACACGACTCGCCTGGAGCTGAAGATCCGGTCGATAGAAGGGCAGTATGGCACGCTACAAGCGTATATCACCCCTCGCATACAACCCAAGACTTGCCAGGTCAGACAGTATCCCATCAAGCCTCTTTCGCTGCACCAGAGAACACATGTCTTCGACGAGTCCAA GCCAATGAATTCTCTGAAGCTAACAGggcctttcagctttgcggAAGTCCATTCATGGGTCTGCTTCTGTCTCCCTGAGGTCCCTGACAG GACCCCCGCAGGTGACCAAGTGACGTTTCATTTTCTCTCCACATTCCTGGATACACAGCTTGATTGCACCTACAG GAAAGGCGAGGCTGTGTTTTTATCAGACAACATATCTACCATCTCCATCTTAAAAGACGTGCTGACGAAAGAGGCCACGAAAAGAAAGATCAACCTAAACATTTCTTACG ATCTGAGCGAGGAGTCAGTAGTACACACTTTAAACATGATTCACCCCAAACTCGAATACCAGCTGCTGCTTGCCAAGAAGGTCCAGCTCATTGATGCCCTCAAG GAACTTCAAGGTCACGAGAAGGACATCAGCTTCTTCGCACCCGAATACAAGACAATTCTCG AGGAGGCAGACCAACTGCAAGCAGAGTACAAGAAACAGCCGTGCCATCTTGAGAGGCTGTATGGAATGATCACTGATCTTTACATCGACAAGTTCAAATTCAAg GGTATGAACGTCAAGAGCAAAGTACCGATGCTGCTAGAAGTCCTTGATAACTACGACGTGCAAAACCTCGTCGACTTCTTTGAGGCTTAG